Below is a window of Rhodopseudomonas sp. P2A-2r DNA.
AACAGCGCCGCGATACCGGCGCTGGCATGCAGTTCTTCCAGCGTGGCCCCGGCCTTGATCGCGGCCTTGGCGTGATTGGCCGCAGCTTCCGAGGTCTGCACCAGCAGAATGGCAAACGACATCAGCTGCACGGTCTTCTGGTCCAGCGCAGCCGGCGTCAGGGCCGCGATTCGCCAGTCTTCCAGCGCGGTCACCAGCGCGGGATCGACACGCATGCCGAGTTCGAGCCGCTTTGCGATCTTCGGCGGCGTGAAGCCGATCATCGCTTCGTAACGGGATTTCAGTTCGTCGAGCTGCACTGGATTGTCGGTCATGGGGCTCTCATCTTCAAATCGGACATGCTGTCAGGTCCTACTCGACCTTGGCGCCGGCTGTCTTGACCACCTGGCCCCATTTATCGGACTCCGTGCGCAAAAATGCAGCGAAGGCATTGCCTGACAACGTGCCGGGCTCGGCGCCCACGTCGGCCAGTCGCTTCACCATGTCGGGGTCCTTCAGCAGCTTC
It encodes the following:
- a CDS encoding carboxymuconolactone decarboxylase family protein, which translates into the protein MTDNPVQLDELKSRYEAMIGFTPPKIAKRLELGMRVDPALVTALEDWRIAALTPAALDQKTVQLMSFAILLVQTSEAAANHAKAAIKAGATLEELHASAGIAALFRGVAAFNMAGEILAGLFPEPKA